A DNA window from Ranitomeya imitator isolate aRanImi1 chromosome 2, aRanImi1.pri, whole genome shotgun sequence contains the following coding sequences:
- the LOC138663435 gene encoding gastrula zinc finger protein XlCGF66.1-like isoform X2 has protein sequence MWSAALRVEVSTISDPLSEDLLYKRIFLIYPSEMDMDRDKMGERILHLTLEILFHLTGEDYIVVKKTSSERCQDPVSEGWGRPLSPITGPPPHLIHEDFNDQKILELTYKMIELLSGEVPIRCQDVAVYFSMEEWEYLEGHKDLYKDVMMEVPQPLTSPDLSSRRTTPERCPRPLLPQDCKQEDPNVPQDHQGEDLTHINTTETCEG, from the exons atgtggagtgcggctctgcgggtggag gtctctacaatatcggatcctctcagtgaagatcttctatataagagaattttcctgatttacccatcagagatggatatggacagagacaagatgggggagaggatattacacctcaccctagagatcctcttccaccttaccggagag gattatatagtagtgaagaagacctctagtgagcgctgtcaggaccctgtgtctgagggatggggaagacccctgagcccaatcacggggcctccacctcacctgatacatgaggacttcaatgaccagaagatcctagaactcacctacaagatgattgagctgctgtctggagag gttcctataaggtgtcaggatgtcgccgtctatttctccatggaggagtgggagtatttagaaggacacaaagatctgtacaaggacgtcatgatggaggttccccagcccctcacatcaccag atctatccagtaggaGGACAACAcccgagagatgtccccgtcctcttcttccacaggactgtaaacaagaagatcccaatgttcctcaggatcatcag ggtgaagatctgacccatattaatactacagagacatgtgaggggtga